Below is a genomic region from Hyphomicrobium nitrativorans NL23.
TCCGATCTGCTACTGGTCGGGGAAGATCGGGCCGAAGCTTCGGGAAGGCGACCGGCAGGCGCCCGAGGGTTTTTATACGATTACCGCAGGACAGCTTCATCATGGCGGACGCTGGCGGCGTTCGCTCGACATCGGCTATCCGAATGTGTTCGACCGCGTGAACGGGCGGACGGGGTCGCTCATTCTCGTGCACGGCGGGTGCGATTCCGTGGGATGCTTCGCGATGACGGATGCGGTCAATGCCGAGCTTTACGATCTCGTCTCGGCTTCGCTCAGGCGCGGGCAGGAGCATGTGCCTGTTCACGTGTTTCCGTTCCGGATGACGGATGCGAACGTGGCCGCTCACGGCAACGGCGCGTGGAAGGACTTCTGGGCCGATCTGAAGCTCGGTTACGATGCGTTCGAGCGTACGCGGCGCACGCCGCACGTGACGGTGTGTGGGCACCGCTATCGTATTGCAGAGGGCAAACCCGGCAGTGTTGGCGAGGAGGTGGCGTTGTGCGAGGCGGACCTCGAAACCTACGGCAGCGTGATGGCCGCGGCGCGGGCCGCGACGAAGGGCGATCTGCCGCCTGAAGAGACGGCTGCGAAGCAGCCTATTCCATGCTCGATGGCGCTCGCAAGCTGTCGTCGCTGGGTCGCGCTGCGCGATCGGCAGGCCGCCAACGGGACCGTTGCGATCAAGCAGAGCAGCGGTCGGTCGCGCGTTCGCTGATCATCCGAAGCGCGCGGCCTCCAGCTCTTTCTCCAGCACCTGAGTTTCGTGAGAGCGCGGCTTCGAGAGCGGGGCAAGGATGCGGTAGGCGACCGGCGTCAGGAACAGCGTCAGCAGCGTCGCGAAGCCGAGCCCGCCGATGATCACCCAGCCGAGGGCGAGGCGCGCTTCCGCACCCGCTCCGAAGGCGAGCACGAGCGGGACCGCGCCGATGACGGATGCGGCCATCGTCATCATCACCGGGCGCAAGCGGACGGTGGAGGCATTGCGGATGGCGGTGTCCACGTCCATCCCTTCGTCGCGCCGCTGGTTTGCGAACTCGACGATGAGGATGCCGTTCTTGGCCATGATGCCGACCAGGAGCACGAGGCCGATCTGGCTGTAGACGTTGAGCGTGCCGCCGGACAGGAGGATGGCGATGGCCGCTGCCGCCAATCCGAACGGCACCGTGAACAGGATCACCAGTGCGCTCACGATGCTTTCGAACTGGGCGGCGAGCACCAGGAACACGACGAGCAGCGCAATCGCGAACACGAACGCGGTGTTCTGCGACGTCTCGGCCAGTGTGCGGGCTTCGCCCAGAAGGATGGTGGACATCGTGGGGTCGAGGACCTCGGCGGCGATGGTGCGCATCGCGTCCACGGCGTCGCTCAGCACCATGCCTTCGTCGAGGCCGGCGGTGATGGGGACCGCACGCTGGCGGTCCTCGCGGCCGAGGCTCGGTGCGATGGCGCTTTCCTGGATCGTCACCAGCGAGGACAGAGAGACGAAGCTGCCGTTGTTGGTTTTTACGAAGACGTTGCCGAGGTCGGTCGGGTCATCGATGGGTCGGCCGCCGGCCTTCACCTGAACCTCGACGATTTCATCGCCGATGAACAGGTCTGCCGCCTTCTGATAGTCCACCATGGTGTTGATGAGGCTGGTTATGCTGGCGATGGGCACGCCGAGCTTGGTGGCCGCCTCGCGGTTGATGCGGACAGAGAGTTGAGGCTGTGTCGTGTCGTAATCCGTGCGCGCGTTGCGGAAGCCCGGCGTTTCCGAGAGGCGGCTTGCGAGTTCCACCGCCTTTTCGGCGAGCCGGTCATAGTCGGGCCCGGCGACGGCAAAGCGGAAGCCCTGCCCGCCGCCGCGGATGCCGAGGCTGTTGGGCTGGCGCATGGCCACGGTGAGACCCGGGATGCCGGACAGCCGTTGCTGCAACTCGGCTTGGATTTCGTGCTGTGACCGGCTGCGCTCGTTCCACGCTGCGAGGGGAGCCACGATCATGGCGCGATTGGCGTTGCCGCCCATGCCGATGGTTGCGAGCACGCCTGTTATCTCGCCTTTCTCCTTCAGCTCCGCCAGTATGTTTTCGACCCGCTCGGTGAGCTTCGCCATGTACTCCAGGTTGGCGCCTTGCTGGGTGTTGAGGCTCACCATGACGATGCCGCGGTCTTCGGCGGGCGTGATTTCCTGAGGCAGCATCGTGTAGGCGATCCAGCCCAGAGCGGCGAAGCCAAACGAGGCGGCGACGAGCAGGTAACGGGCGCGCAGGCAGAGATCGAGCGTGCGGGCGTATGCTTCCGCCAAGCGGTTCGAGAGGCGGGTAAACCAGCTTTCGCGCGCAGGCTCGTCGTCGTTGGCGCGCGGGCGTGCGCTCGGCGCGCCAAGTTTGGAGGCCATCATCGGGACGACGGTGAGCGCGACGAAGGAGGAGATGGTGACAGCGAAGGCGAGCACGAAACCGAACTCGGAGAACAAGTTTCCGACGAGGCCCGGCATGAACGAGATCGGCACGAACACTGCGATGAGGACCGCGGTGGTAGAGAGAACGGCGAACACAATCTCGTAGGTGCCGAGCACGGCTGCTGCGCGCGGGCCGTTGCCCATGGCGCGATAGCGCGAAATGTTCTCGACCACGATGATGGCGTCGTCCACGACGAGGCCGGTCGCGATGACGAGAGCGAGCAGCGTCAGCATGTTGATGGAGAAACCCGCAATCCAGATCGCGGCCAGCGTGCCGATGAGCGAGACAGGGATCGCGAACGCGGGCGGGATCGTTTCGCGGGCCGAGCCGAGAAACGCGAAGATGACGAGGATGACGATCACGGTGGCAAGCAGAAGGGTGATGACCACCTCGGTGATGGACGCGCGGATGAAGATCGCGTCGTCGGACGTGATGGCGATGCTGACGCCTTCGGGCAGCGAGCGCTGGAGATCGGCCACGGCCTGGCGTACGCCGTCCGAGATGGCGATGGTGTTGGCCTTGGCCTGACGTACGATCTCGACGCCGATGGCGGTGCTTCCGTCGAGGCGCGTGATGGCGGTCGCGTCCTGGAAGGCCCATCGTACGAAGGCCACATCGCCGACCTTCGTTCGGGCGTCGATTTCGAGGGCCGCGACATCGGCGGGGGTATCGATGGGGGCTTCCGCGCGCACGATGAGCTGCTGGGTGGCGTTTTCCAGCGCGCCGGATGGCGTCGTGATGGAGGCCGCCCCGATCGTCGAGATCAGGTCGCTGAGGCCGATGCCGCGTGCGGCGAGGGCCACCTGGGAGACGCGGACCTCAATGGTGCGTGCGCGCAGGCCGTAGGAGTTTGCGGCCGCGACGCCGTCGACGGCTGCGAGCCGATCCTCGATGACGTTCTCGACCAGATCCGTCAGCTCGCTTTCCGAGAGGGTATCGGACGCGACGGCCATGCGGATGATGGGGGAGGCATCCGCGTCGGCCTTCATGACGCGCGGCTCCTGATCCATGTCGTTCGGCAACTGGCGGGCGACGCTGGCGACCGCGTCGCGGACGTCCATCGCTGCAACCTGCATGTCGGTGGCGGTCGAGAACTCGATGGAGACCCGGCTCGATCCGTAAGACGAGTTGGAGGTGATCCCCGTGACGCCCTGGACGCGTGCCACCGCGCTTTCGACGATGGCCGTCACCTGCGCGTCCATGCTCTCGGGGGAGGCACCGGGGAAGCTTGAGCTCACCGTCACCACGGGCCGGTCGACGTCGGGAAGCTCGCGGATCTCGATGTTCTGAACCGCTGCGATGCCGGCGATGATCACGAGCAGGTTGACGACCATGGCCAGGATCGGCCGGCGAACGAACACGCCGACCCATCCGCCATCGCCTGCCGGGCGGCGCATTGGGTCAGTCTCATTCGGGGAGGTCGTCATCAGGGGACTCCGGTAGGCTTAAAGACGTGGCGAGGAGGTGTGAGGGGCTCCCGTCACGAGCCCGCTTCTCGCACCTGCTGTCCCGGGCGGAGGAAGCCGCCGCCCTCGTGGACGATTTTGTCGCCTGCCTTGAGGGCTGCGTCGATGAAGACGCGGTCGCCGTCCCGCGCGAGGATGGCGGCGTTGATCCGCTCGACCGTGTTCTCGGCGGTGACACGCCAGACGTAGGCTCCTGCGCGGTCCCATTGGATCGCGAGCCCCGGAACGACGGGAGATTCGTCGCCGGTGAGCTGGACACTGACGGAAAACGTGGAGCCGGGAATAAGGCTCATGTCGGGGTTCGGGACTTCGCCGCGTACGGTGAGTGTGCGTGTCACGGGATCGATGCGCGTGCCGACGGCCCGGACACTTCCGTTGTGGATCTCGCCAGGGCGTGCGGCGAGCGTTGCTCTCACCGGCATGCCGATCTTGATCGCCGGCGCTGCGGCCTCGGGAACCGTGAACTCGATGACAATCGTGGAGCGGTCGTCGAGCGTGGCGACCGGCGTGCCGATGGCGAGATAGTCGCCGGTGTCGAGATCGGTCAGGCCGACGATGCCCGAGAAGGGGGCCCGAATCGTCATGCGCTCGACATCGTCGCGGGCGCGCCGCAGGGCGGCATCGGCAACCTTCAACGCCGTGTCTGCATCCGCTCGCGTGACGCGCGACACGGCGCCTTCGGTGAGTTGTTTGTAGCGCTCAACGGCGTCGAAGGCCTGCTGGCGCTGGGCCTCGGCCGATTCGACCGCGATCGCTTCCTGCTCTGAACTCAAGCGGATGAGGGGTTGGCCGGCCTCAACCTTGTCGCCGCCTTGGAATAGCACGTCTTCGATGACGCCTGCGACACGCGTCGTCAGCGTCACCTGCTGGCGCGCCCGACCGGAACCGACCGCCGCCACACGCTCTATGGCGGGGGCGGTGCGCACCTCATAGGTGGAGACGACGGGATCGCCGTCGATCATGCGGCGTTCCCGCTGGGCGTCGGCGGGTGTCGGAAATGCGCTCGCTATAAGGGCCGCGGCTGCGCCCGCGATGGCTGAGAAAAACGGCCATCGCCGTGCGTGTGCGGAACTCGATATCATTGATCCCCCCTTCTTTCCGAGACGCGATCTCTCCGGGAGAGCGCTTTATCTTGTGGCGCGTTTCGTGCGGCGACGGTCGCGTTGAGAACGGCGCGATCTGCGAATATCCGTCGAACGCTACCCTCAGTTCATGGTCAGGTCATGGAACCTGCCGCCGATAGTTTCGGTTTCAGCGGGCGCGGTCCCGCAAAAAGAAACCGGCGGGCTCGCGAGCGGCCCGCCGGTTCACGTGTCGTTATGCCTAGCCGCTCGGGCTTATTGAGGGCCGGCGTCGAAGCGGACTTTGTCGACCAGTTCGGACGCCTTGCGGCGCAGCGCGGCGATCTCGGCGATGGGAAGCGTGTCCGCCTTCAGTTCGCCCCAGCTTTTCACCAGATCCGAGCTTTCGGCACCGACCACAATCGGGTACTCGCCGCTCTTGCCGACGTAGCTTTCCTGCGATGTCTTCGAGAGGAAGAACTCGATCAGCTTGACCGCATTGTCGCGGTTCGGGGCATGAGCCGCGAGCGCGCCGCCGGAAATGTTGACGTGCGTGCCGCGGTCGGCCGCATTCGGGAAGAGGATTTTGATCGATTCGGCGACCGGCTTGTATTCCTCGTTCCGCATCATGCCGGCCATATAGTAGGTGTTGCCGATGGCCACATCGCAGAGGCCGGCGTGCACGTTGCGAGCGCCTTCGCGGTCGCCGCCTGCGGGCTTGGTGGCCAGATTATCGCGGACGCCGGAGAGCCACGCCTCGGCCTTTTCCTCGCCGTGGTGTGCAATCATGGAAGCGATAAGAGCGATGTTGTAGGTGTGCTGGCCGGAGCGGGAGCAGACCTTGCCTTTCCATTTGGGTTCGGCCAGCTCTTCGTACGTGATTGCGTCCTGAGCCACGCGTTCCTTGGAAGCGTAGACGATGCGCGCGCGCTGCGTGAAGCCGACCCAATGGTGCTCGGGATCACGGAAGCGAGCATCGACGGTTTCGTCGACGACCTTCGATTCGAGCGGCTGCGTCACCCCGGCGTCTTTGGCCTGGATGAGCAACCCTGAGTCGTTGACGATCAGGAGGTCGGCGGGGCTGTTGCGGCCTTCGGCCGTCATGCGCTCGATGATGCCGTTCCGGCCGAACACGACATTGGTCTTGATGCCCGTTTCGGCGGTGAAGGCGTCGAGAATTTCCTGAATAAGGCCCGGCTCGCGGTAGGAGTAGATGTTGACGACTTCGTCCGCCTGGGCCTGGGCGCCGAGTGCGCTTATCGCGGCGACGGCCAGAAGTGCGCGTGACCGTGTCGCCTTCGCGAGAAGGGCGGTCCGTAGCTTTTTCATAGGTCAGTTCTCCAATAATCGGGGGTCAAGGTCCCGCTATCGGCTGGCCGTCGGAGGGCATCGGCGCGTGCCTATGCCCCCCTGTTCCGGCCGGCAGGATGCCATCACTCCATAGTGCACCGCGGAAAACTACGTCAAGAAAGTCAACTTTTTTGCGACGACGCCTTGCTTCGGGGCGATCCGATGACCGATCGGCGGCGGCTATGTCATTCTGTCGCTGGGTTGCAAAAAAGCTTCACCTGCGGAACAGGCGTTCCTTCCGTAGGCGTCAATAGTTGACATGAGTAGTATAGATTCAGCAGGATCATTTTGCCGTTCGACCGCTCGGCGGGAGGGGAACGGGCCACCGCGTTCTATCTGCGTGGGGCCTGCGTCGTCTGGCGAAGAAGAATTCGCCTGGATTTGGGGGAAGTGAAATGGACTGCATAAAGAACTCGCGCGATCACGATGGGGTCGCGCCCTGCCGCGGTGACGGCTCGTCGGCGGTTGCTGGTACGACGCTCGGGCTTCTTCCGATCCTGGCCGTCGCGATGTCGGGATCGGCTTTCGCGCAAAGCTCGGTTTCGGTGGATGAGATTACGGTCGGCGGCGGCGGAACGCCTGCTCCGGCCGCGGCCCCGGCCGAGGATTACGAGTTGGAGGCGGCTCCGGCTGCTCCTACCGATCTCAGCCTTCGCGACGGTGGCGCGGGTGTTCTGAACCCGGGTGTTTCCTCGTCCGCAAAGGCAACGGCTTCTCTGTTGAACACGCCGCAGACCGTGACGGTCATTCCCGGCACGCTGATCCAGCAGCGCCAGGCGACCACGATGGTGGAAGCGCTGCGCAACACGCCGGGCATCACGTTCGACGCGGGCGAGAACGGATTTTCGTCGGGTCCGAACCAGTTCAACATCCGCGGTTTCAATTCCGTGGGCAGCCTTTTCATTGACGATACACGCGATAACGGCAGTTTCACGCGCGATACCTTCAATATCGAAGGAATCGAGATCGTAAAGGGCGCGGCATCCGACAACGGACGCGGTACGGCTGGCGGTTACGTCAATACCGTCACCAAGACACCGCAGATCGGCAACTTCGTTGCCGGGACGGCGGGTATTGGGTTTGACGAATACGATTCCGAGATGCGCCGCCGCGCGACGCTTGACGTCAACCAGAGCTTCGGGACCGTCGGTGTTCGCCTCAATGGCATGATTCAGGACGGCGGCGTCGCAGGCCGCGACATTGCCGAGAACGATGCCTGGGGCGTGGCGCCGTCGCTCGCCTTCGGTCTCGGGACCGGTTTCCGCGCGACTTTCGCTTATGAGCACTATGAGCGGAACGACGTTCCTGACATGGGTGTTCGTATCAACGGGCGGCAGACTGCTCCGAACTTCGGCTCCGTTCGGATTCCCGGCGCAGGTGCGCGTCCGAATGACGATGGAACCGTCTCGCGCGATTATGCCTACCCGCAAACGCGGCTAGGGTTCGACGATACAGTGCAGGACGCTTTCCTCGCACGCTTCGAGTACGACATCGTTCCGGGCGTGACGATCAGCAACCAGACGCGCTGGGCCAACGTGGACCGGGAAGCCAGAACATATTATGTCAACGGTGCTGCGATCCCCGCCCAGCCATTCAACTACGATCGCAACAACGAGACGCTGAGCAACCAGACGAACATCCGGGCGAAGTTCAACACCGGTCCGTTCAAGCACACGCTGTCAACGGGTGTGGACCTCTCTCGTGAAGAGTCTTCGGCTCGCCGAGCGAGCAACCAGACCGCAAACATCGAGATCGACACCGTTGCATTCTACGCATTCGATACGATCGAGTTGACCCGGCACTGGCAGCTTACCGGCGGTGTTCGCGTCGAGCATTACGACCTCGATTTCGCTGGTCACCAGCTTGTCAACATCCCCGCAGGCGCCGGTCCTGTTCAGTGGAGCGATTCCGAGACCACGGTCGGCGGCAAGATCGGCCTTGCCTATAAGCCGGTGGACAATGGAACGTTCTATGCGTCCTACGGTCTGTCGCATCTGCCGCACGGCGCGTTGCTTTCGAACCCGGATATTGCCCGCAACGGGCAGAACGGCTTCCCTGGCTTCGTTCCGGGTGCCGATCCGGTCGAGTTGCACAACTACGAAATCGGCGTGAAGTGGGATTGGTTCGGCGGCAAGCTGTCGACCACCGCCGCTCTGTTCCACACCGAGAAGAAGAACGTCGGCTATCCGACGACGACCGGCGTGCTTCCCGCGGGGGTCGTGTACGGCAAGCAGCAGGTTCAAGGTCTTGAGCTCGGCATTGCGGGCGAGATCACCGAGCGCTGGAAGGTGTACGGCGGTCTTCTCTGGATGGACAGCGAGCGTAAGCACGGTCCGGCTGTCGATGCGGCGCTCAATGGCGACTATGGCGCAGGCTTGATTCCGGCTGTCACGACCACGAACGGCGACGAGCTGGCTTACACGCCGAACTTCTCCGCCACGCTGTGGATGACCTACGATCTGACCGACAAGTTCACCTTCGGCGGCGGCATCCAGTATGTCGGCGACTCGTGGGTTGGACGTCCGGACGACGCGCTGCGCGTGATCCCGAACGGCAAGTTCGGCAAGGTGCCGGATTACTTCCTGGTTAACCTCTATGCGTCGTACGACATCACGGACAACATCGAGCTGTCGCTCAACGTCGACAACGTGTTCGACGAGGAATATGTCCAGACGCTCAACTGGAACGGCAACTGGGGCTATCTCGGTGCGCCGCGCACCTACTGGCTCTCGGCGAACTTCAAGTACTGAGCCGCCGGTTAACGAACACACGCAGAGGCTGAGCGGAATCAAGGTCAGCCTCTGCAGAAACGGGTAAGAAGAGAATGCCGGGCTTGCCCGGCATTCTTGCGTTTTAAGGAGACGATCCCATGCTCGTAACCATCCCGGACGTGCTATCGGCAGAGGAACTCGCGCATATCCGCCGCGTGCTCGAAGGTACGCAGTGGGTGGATGGGCGCGTGACGGCCGGAGATCAGGCCGTGAAGGTCAAAAACAATCTGCAAGTGCCGATCGATTCTCCTGCGGCCCAAGAGCTGGGGCAGATCGTCCTTGGAGCGCTCGGGCGCAACGCGAAGTTCATGACGGCCGCGCTGCCGCTGCGCGTGCTGCCGCCGATGTTCAACCGCTACGACGAAGGCATGACGTTCGGTGCGCATGTCGATGGCTCGATCCGGACGTTGCCGGGCGGCCAGCGGCTTCGTACGGACGTTTCGTCCACGCTGTTCCTGACGCCGCCCGAGGATTACGACGGCGGCGAGCTGGTCGTGCACGATACCTACGGCAAGCACACCGTGAAGCTGCCAGCGGGACATCTCGTCGTCTATCCCGCAACGAGCATGCACAGCGTGACGCCCGTCACGCGCGGCAGCCGCTGGGGGTCGTTCTTCTGGTCGCAGTCGATGGTGAAGGACGATTGGCGCCGCCACATGCTCTACGATCTCGACATGTCGATCATGAGCGTGCGCGAGAGGCTGGCGGACGACGATCCGGCCGTTGTGGGGCTTACGGCGCATTATCATAACCTGATCCGCGCCTGGTCCGAGACCTGAGACGGACGACGGTGGACATGACGAGCGAGAGGAATGCGTCGTGACGGACGGACCTCAACACGCGGTGCCGCCGGATTGCGTGTCCGCCGCCGATTACGAGCGGTATGCGCAGGCGCGTCTTCCCGCCGATGTCTGGGCCTATATCGCGGGTGCCGGCGCCGACGGTTTCACGCAACGCTGGAACCGCGAGGCGTTCGACAACATGCGCCTTGCGGGGCGTGTGCTGACCGACATGAAGGTCGCTTCGACGGAGAGGGTGCTTTTTGGAAAAGCGCTGACCGTCCCGATCCTCGTTGCGCCCGTCGCACATCAAAAGCTCGTGCATCCCGACGGCGAGCTTGCGGCTGTGCTCGGGGCTTCGGCCGTGTCCGTGTGGATGACGGTGAGCACGCTTGCCAGCGTTCGTCTTGAGGAGGTCGCGGAGGCGGCGCAGACGACGCTTTGGTTCCAGCTCTATATGCAGGCGACGCGCGAGGCGACGCTTTCCCTCGTGCGGCGCGCGGAGGCGGCGGGGTACGCGGCCATCGTGGTGACGGTGGATGCACCCGTGAACGGCGTGCGCAACATCGAGCAGCGTGCGGGGTTCCGGCTGCCGCCGCACGTGCGGCCGGTCAATATCGATGGCGTCCCGGGGCCAGTTTCAAGGGCTGGGCCCGGCGAAAGCCCCGTCTTCAAGGGGCTGCTCGACCATGCGCCGACGTGGGCGGATGTGGAGTGGCTGCGCAGCGAGACGAAGCTGCCGATCCTGCTCAAAGGTATCGTCCATCCCGACGACGCGGAGCGTGCGATTGCGAGCGGCGTTGACGGCATCGTGGTGTCGAACCATGGCGGCCGCACGCTGGATACGCTGCCGGCCAGCCTCGACGCGCTGGAGGCTGTGGCGTGGCGCGTTGCCGGGCGCGTCCCGCTCATTCTCGATGGCGGCATTCGTCGCGGAACGGATGTACTCAAGGCGCTGGCGCTCGGTGCCCAGGCGGTGATGATCGGGCAGCCGATCCTGCACGCTCTTGCCGTGGCAGGACCCGTGGGGGTGATCCACCTCCTCACCATCCTGCGCGCGGAGTTCGAGGCGGCGATGGCGCTCACGGGATGTGCGCGCGTGGGCGACATCACGCGGAGCGTGCTCTGGGAGCCGCCCGGGTCAATCGGCTGAACAGAGAAAGTTCCGGCCGTCTCGGTCTCAGCGCGTAAAGCGGATCGGCACGTTGACGGTCACGCTGCCGCCTCCGACGTTGGACGGCGGGGCCGGTACCGGGCTTGCCCGGCGGGCGAGAGCCACGGCGGCTTGATCGAGCGCGGCATTACCAGAGGATCGCGTCAGCCGCACGCCGGTTACGCTTCCCGAACGGTTGATGGTGAAGGAGATCGAGGCGGTGCCGCGGGCGCCGCCGCCGGGATGGCGTTTATGGCGGTTGAGATGCGCGACGAGCCGTCCGCGCCAGGTGGCGGCCGACATCGACGACGACGTGCCGGCGCGCGGAGCTGCGTTGGTTCTGGATTTCTTGGCGTTTTTGACGGCACGCGGCGCCATGGCCTGAGACGCGACGGACTGCTTGCGCGGCGGCTTCTTGGCTTTCTTCTGCTCGACGAGTTTCTCGACTTCCGGCTCCTCCTCCTTGGGAAGGGGCTTGTCCTCGATCGGTTGCGGGAGAACGGCTTCCGCATGCTGAAGCTCGGCAAGCTTGGGGATGTCCTCGATCGGCTTGGGCCGCGCGACAGGCATGTCCTCCATTTCAAGGAGCTCTTCGACGACATCGTCGGAGATGTTGGCGATGCTCTCTTCGGACGCAGCCTGCTCCGGCCCGACTGCCAGTTCCTGCGGAGGGACGTCGGGTGCGGAAACGACAGGCGCGATGTCGATCATGATGGCGCCTGCGGGCTCGCCCGCGCTCTCGGCGGCGCGCGGCCAGTTGAGCACCGCGTAAGCGATCCCGGCCTGCATGGCGGCCACCGTCACGGCGGCTCCGAGCCAGCGCGTGGCGGAAGTGACGAGCGACTCGCCGTCGCGTTCGTATTGCCAGGCAAGAGAAACCACTATCAGGGGCCTCCCGGAGCCGGTGCCAGCTCTGCGGCGGGCGCGCCTGACGGCGTGGGAAGCGTTTCGAGGCCGACGAGGCCGATCTTCAGGTAGCCCGTGTCGCGCAGGAGGTTCAGCACCTCCATCAGGTCGCCGTAGTCGACTGCCTTATCGGCGCGCACGAAGATCCGCTCGTCGAGTTTGCCGCCGGTCTTCTCGTCGAGGCGGGCTTTCAACTCGTCACGGCCGACCATGTCGTTCCCGAAGGCGAGCGTCAGGTCCTCTTTGACGCTGAGGAAGATCGGTTCCTCCGGGCGAGGTTGCGACGGTGCGTTCGAAGCCGGAAGGTCGACGGCCACGTCGACGGTGGAGAGCGGCGCTGCCACCATGAAGATAATGAGAAGCACCAGCATCACGTCGATGAACGGCGTGACGTTGATCTCGTGGCTCTCTTCCAGATCGTCGCTGTCGGTGCGTGAGTTCAGGCTGCCGGCCATGTCGTGCCCCTCGTCATTCGGCTGCGGCGGCTGGCTTGCCGGCAGGCTTCGAGGCCTGCCAGAGCTTGCGCAGATCGAGTTCGTGGCTGACCAGTCGCTCTACGCCTGCGGCCGCGTCAGCCAGGAGCAGCTTGTAACCGGCGATGGACCGAGCAAAGGCGTTATAAATGATGACCGCGGGAATGGCAGCGATAAGGCCGATGCCGGTTGCGAGAAGCGCTTCCGCGATACCGGGCGCCACGACGGCGAGGTTTGTCGTTTGTGACTGGGCGATGCCGATGAAGCTGTTCATGATGCCCCAGACGGTGCCGAAAAGGCCGACGAACGGTGCCGTCGAACCGATGGTGGCAAGTACGCCGGTGCCGAGCGTCATACGCCGCTGCGCGCCGGCTTCGATGCGGGATAGACGCGACGTCACGCGCTCCTTCACGCCCTGATCGCCGGCATGATCGAGGAGGCGCGCCGAGCGCGTCACTTCTTCGGCGGCTTCGTGGACGAGGCGGCTGCCCGGTCCGCGCACGCCGGAAAAGGCCTGCACGGCGTGAGTGAGGCTTTCCGCACTCGATATGCGCTGGATGGCCGCGCGAAGTTTTGCCTTGGCGATGCCAAGCTCGATGGTCTTCGCGAGCCAGACTGTCCAGGTGATGAAGCAGGCGAATACGAGGCCGATCATCACCGCCTTCACGACGATGTCGGCGGCCTCGTACATGCCCCAGACCGAGAGATCGTGGGGCATGACGCTCGATTGGGGTGCTTCGTCTGCCGACGCTTCGGCGAGATCTGTCTCG
It encodes:
- a CDS encoding extracellular solute-binding protein, with the protein product MKKLRTALLAKATRSRALLAVAAISALGAQAQADEVVNIYSYREPGLIQEILDAFTAETGIKTNVVFGRNGIIERMTAEGRNSPADLLIVNDSGLLIQAKDAGVTQPLESKVVDETVDARFRDPEHHWVGFTQRARIVYASKERVAQDAITYEELAEPKWKGKVCSRSGQHTYNIALIASMIAHHGEEKAEAWLSGVRDNLATKPAGGDREGARNVHAGLCDVAIGNTYYMAGMMRNEEYKPVAESIKILFPNAADRGTHVNISGGALAAHAPNRDNAVKLIEFFLSKTSQESYVGKSGEYPIVVGAESSDLVKSWGELKADTLPIAEIAALRRKASELVDKVRFDAGPQ
- a CDS encoding L,D-transpeptidase family protein, with amino-acid sequence MAAVRSNPARRSCSFLSLVALASAAMIAMPRPLFAAELQGVAAISVHRATAERIERRRAVKAGRLQVPLPNTPDTARVLTRLAVAGLQSGAPVMLRVFKAESELEVWVEKDGAFVPFAVYPICYWSGKIGPKLREGDRQAPEGFYTITAGQLHHGGRWRRSLDIGYPNVFDRVNGRTGSLILVHGGCDSVGCFAMTDAVNAELYDLVSASLRRGQEHVPVHVFPFRMTDANVAAHGNGAWKDFWADLKLGYDAFERTRRTPHVTVCGHRYRIAEGKPGSVGEEVALCEADLETYGSVMAAARAATKGDLPPEETAAKQPIPCSMALASCRRWVALRDRQAANGTVAIKQSSGRSRVR
- a CDS encoding efflux RND transporter periplasmic adaptor subunit; translated protein: MISSSAHARRWPFFSAIAGAAAALIASAFPTPADAQRERRMIDGDPVVSTYEVRTAPAIERVAAVGSGRARQQVTLTTRVAGVIEDVLFQGGDKVEAGQPLIRLSSEQEAIAVESAEAQRQQAFDAVERYKQLTEGAVSRVTRADADTALKVADAALRRARDDVERMTIRAPFSGIVGLTDLDTGDYLAIGTPVATLDDRSTIVIEFTVPEAAAPAIKIGMPVRATLAARPGEIHNGSVRAVGTRIDPVTRTLTVRGEVPNPDMSLIPGSTFSVSVQLTGDESPVVPGLAIQWDRAGAYVWRVTAENTVERINAAILARDGDRVFIDAALKAGDKIVHEGGGFLRPGQQVREAGS
- a CDS encoding efflux RND transporter permease subunit, whose product is MRRPAGDGGWVGVFVRRPILAMVVNLLVIIAGIAAVQNIEIRELPDVDRPVVTVSSSFPGASPESMDAQVTAIVESAVARVQGVTGITSNSSYGSSRVSIEFSTATDMQVAAMDVRDAVASVARQLPNDMDQEPRVMKADADASPIIRMAVASDTLSESELTDLVENVIEDRLAAVDGVAAANSYGLRARTIEVRVSQVALAARGIGLSDLISTIGAASITTPSGALENATQQLIVRAEAPIDTPADVAALEIDARTKVGDVAFVRWAFQDATAITRLDGSTAIGVEIVRQAKANTIAISDGVRQAVADLQRSLPEGVSIAITSDDAIFIRASITEVVITLLLATVIVILVIFAFLGSARETIPPAFAIPVSLIGTLAAIWIAGFSINMLTLLALVIATGLVVDDAIIVVENISRYRAMGNGPRAAAVLGTYEIVFAVLSTTAVLIAVFVPISFMPGLVGNLFSEFGFVLAFAVTISSFVALTVVPMMASKLGAPSARPRANDDEPARESWFTRLSNRLAEAYARTLDLCLRARYLLVAASFGFAALGWIAYTMLPQEITPAEDRGIVMVSLNTQQGANLEYMAKLTERVENILAELKEKGEITGVLATIGMGGNANRAMIVAPLAAWNERSRSQHEIQAELQQRLSGIPGLTVAMRQPNSLGIRGGGQGFRFAVAGPDYDRLAEKAVELASRLSETPGFRNARTDYDTTQPQLSVRINREAATKLGVPIASITSLINTMVDYQKAADLFIGDEIVEVQVKAGGRPIDDPTDLGNVFVKTNNGSFVSLSSLVTIQESAIAPSLGREDRQRAVPITAGLDEGMVLSDAVDAMRTIAAEVLDPTMSTILLGEARTLAETSQNTAFVFAIALLVVFLVLAAQFESIVSALVILFTVPFGLAAAAIAILLSGGTLNVYSQIGLVLLVGIMAKNGILIVEFANQRRDEGMDVDTAIRNASTVRLRPVMMTMAASVIGAVPLVLAFGAGAEARLALGWVIIGGLGFATLLTLFLTPVAYRILAPLSKPRSHETQVLEKELEAARFG